Below is a window of Malania oleifera isolate guangnan ecotype guangnan chromosome 1, ASM2987363v1, whole genome shotgun sequence DNA.
TACGATGAATACTTAATTAGCTGAGATTTAATACCAAATtgcaatttttatttaaaaaaaaaaaaagcatttgtTACAATTGCAGCCAAAATGCTCCACGATGAACTCTGTTTccaaattaaaaactaattaGTCTACACAATACAACTTAAATATATGCCAGTTTCCTTGCACCCAACCCAAATGCATTAAAAGACCCCCATCACAATATACTTCCACCCCTTTTATATTCGCAAATCAATCGCCTTAAAGTAGAAAACTTGCAACAAACTCATTGAATTAACTACACGACCCTCGAAATTATTTCATTCACACTTCGTTAAAACTTGGGTTCCACTTTACCATCTCCCATACAgaattattaaaaagaaaaaggcagTTCACTGGCCATCCAATTGCAGGGCTACCTGCCCtattattttcacaaaacaataATAACTTTCTTTCAcactataaattaaaaaatttgcaaAGCAAATTGAGGGGCCAACATGCTCATCTCAGGGCCGTCCGTGGGTACCCCCCACCCCCATAtgtcatttaaatttttcatgttgTCTTTTACCTAAACTTTTGAGGCGCCAATGTGCGCTTGCACTGTATCCTAATGGACAACTCGTCGGTTGCCCTCTTTTCTatgtaactatatatatatatatatatatatgtgtgtgtgtgtgtgtctaagATTGCGACATTATTTAGGACTTAGGcagaataattttaatttataaaaaaatagatatattatataaattttattgttaATGTTTTCTCCTTTTACCTccctcgtttttttttttttttttaaatttattttctaggTCTTCATATAATATTGTATGTACTGCAATAAAATGTTTGTATGTATAATTTATTTATGAGAAACATGTTGGGAAGGTATTGTTACATATTAATTGAGGTGTCGAAAGATTTGGCATTGTGACAAAATGGGCTAGAGGATAAATTTAATTCAAGTTTAAGATAGTTAAATATGGAGACAAAAAAATGGATAAATGATATAATTCAAATAATTTACTTGAAGTACCATAGATGGACACTAATATGAAAGTCTAATAaatttaataaagtaatatttCATTTTTCTCACGAGCTTGCCTCCTTGTTATTCGTCCCTCAATCTATAGGTTGTCTTTTTAGAGTATTTTTAGTAGCTACTTTCCTAAGCTATGCTATTGTTCTTTGATATCATAGCCACTTAATTTGTCATCTTCTAAtgtattctttttcttttatccTTCCTTGTTTGTCGGTTAAATCTTCTTACCCTAATTCTTCCCTTTTGTTGATTTTTTAGGTTAAAATATTTATGTGCTTTGGATACGCATATATGTCTATGAAACATCGAATTCATGGTGGGGCCCATAATTTCTGTGAGAGACAAATATAAGTACATTTTTTGTACTGAGTTTTTATTTTAAGATTCGCCACCGCTTTTTCAAAATATTCATTACGTATGACATCACGTAGAAATGTTCAAGAGTCGAGTTAGGTTTGTTTTAAACAAAATCTTTCAATTGACTTAACCTATTAACTTCTCTATTTAAAATGGCGTCGGTTTAAGTCGGTTGTTGTACATATGTTTGAAATCTAATCCTTGAGCCTTGATTTTCTTTAACTAAATAATTGACACTACTCTCTTAACCCTAAATAACCCAATGGACCAAAACTAAATAGTCAAATTGGATAGGGTCTTGAACAATTCTATTTAGCAAATTTTAGTATGAAACCAAATTAAACGCCTTTTGAACATTTATGGTTTTAGGAACTTCCAAGACAATCGAGATGACCTAAATCCAAATTTCAAGAACACCCTCTAACTCTAATCtaaccataaccctaaactcacTCGACCCATCATGATAtaattgaaaatgaattatgaAGGATTGCATATCGAAAATTATCTATCATGGAATCCTAATAAATATTGACAATTTTCCAACATTGAAAAAATATTCACCCAtgatttttatcatatatatatatatatatatatatatatatatattgtaaagcGATGAGTATTAATTATAGCAAGGTACACCGACATTTGGAAATTAAAGGAAACATTTGAGGGCATTAAAGTCACTTTATTATCAAGTTTAAACTCAAAAAGACCCACATTTAGACTTCTACCCACGAAACCCCTCATTAATTCTTGCCATTAAAAACCGTATTTACAGTTTCACATTAGTTTTGCCGAACCCACCACTGCTTTTATTATTACAGAGGTTTCTTTTTCCGTCCTCTTACATTATATAATTACTCTATGGAcaacatatcatatacatatatttactATTATGGAATGCCGGTATTACCCTCGACTTGCGGGGAGAAGACGAGGTGAGGGGAGGGCAAAAGAGTCCATAGGCTCTCATCGTTATTGCGTAGAGGAAAAGTCAAGTCATAACCGTATCTATCCACCGACCACCGACCTACTCCATAGAAATTGAATCCAAACAGAAATTATTAAACATTAATATTAAAAAACTGAAATAATTATTCTATAATGACAATATAAGCCCTAATAATTACACACATCATCAATGACAATTGACATTTCTTTTTTTCCCCTTGCTTTTGAATTCCACTTCACTTGCCCACAAACGacaaccaccaccaccaccaccccgCGGGGATAGATATTTACccattattatttgtttattatttaattttctgttttttttcttttttttggtttgtttAATTGATTAATTGCTTAATTTAATTTTCTGGGTTAATTAATtggaggggggagagagagagaagaagaccCAGATGGGAGCGAGGAAGGCATCTACGTCTGCAAGCTGTTTTGTAAAACGTGGCGGCGATTAAGAATTTCTTTTGCAAGTGCCGCTActatataaagagagagatatAGATATACCCCTTTTCAGGAATTAGAAAGTTATGGGCGGAAGAAGGCGGTTATGTCGGTGAATTTGGATCTTTCTCCCTGTTTCTGCACCCATGGTAGCCTCACCGCATGAACAAAATCCCACTACTGCGCCACTGCAGTGAAGGAGAAGAAGAGCAGAGCATGCTCCCATCCAAGCAGAGCAATATTTCGAGTTCGATTGATGGcggatttgattgattgatttatcgATCGATTGGTTGGTTGATTCTCTCTTTTTCTGTGGAGAATTAACAGGTGGGCTTGATTCAGGGGTGTTCGGATTAAGCTCGAGGCTGTGGATTGAAGATGGAGGGAGGGTGTTCGACGAAACGATCGGTGGGGCAGAGCGAGAAGAAGTACAAGGGGATAAGGATGAGGAAGTGGGGGAAGTGGGTGGCCGAGATAAGGGAGCCCAACAAGCGGTCCAGGATATGGCTGGGCTCCTACTCCACCCCCGTGGCGGCGGCGCGTGCCTACGACACGGCGGTGTTCTACCTGAGGGGCCCGTCGGCCAGGCTCAACTTCCCGGAGTGCCTAGCGGGCGAAGGCTGCCTCCACGACATGTCGGCGGCGTCGATTCGGAAGAAGGCGACGGAGGTCGGAGCCAGGGTCGATGCGCTCGCGACGGCTGTTCGCGCTTCGTCTCAGGTCAAGCCCTGCGGCGCCGGCAGCGGGTTCGATGAGAAGCCCGACTTGAACAAGATGCCCGACCCGGAGAATTCCGACGACGATGACGTTTGGGGAAGAGACTTGGAGTAGTAAACCATGGCAGGCCGTGTAGTGTagtctctctttctttctttctccatctctcccttctctctcgtCTGTGAGGGTGTGGCGCTTCGCATGCGCCGGGGGAGGGTGCCCCCGGACGGCCCAATGAATGATGGGAGCCACTTTGATTAGTAGGTTGGATTAGTGAATGTGTCCCTTTGCTTAAAGCCTAGTGGATTTGGATGATGAAATTTTGGCTActtgtagaaaaaaaaatatataaagaagGGTCCTTGTATTATTAATTTCTAGCTCTAGTTCTTGAATCTTGGCATCCATACAGAGCACACTTCCTCTCTCTCTGCGTTTTTGGGTGTTTCTTATATAATTACGTTttgttttttattaattttaattttttgggtttgAATATAAATCATAATAATGGTGAGTGGGGAACAGGCAATGGCCTACACACCATCATTTGATGCAGCAGACGACCAATACTAACTACTCGTAAAGGGATAAGAGCGACCCAGATGGCTGTGCTGATGTGGGCACAAGCCCTCCGCTTTCCGGCGGGCTAAGTGGGAACCTTTACCCATAtgcttctttctttctcttcttttctgaGTGTTGTATTCAGAGGGAGTCAGAACTCAGAAGTTGAGGAGCTAAAACTTTTGAAGGGAGAGGGGGTTTAACCGTTGATTTCAGCTCTGCTGCTTGCTGCTTGCTGCTGTTGCAGTTGCAGTTGCAGTTGCACTCAAAGAACAAGATCAGCATCAATCATCATATAATGGTGGGTTTTGACTTCGTTTCATCCAGGCTGAGGTTACTACTCCTTTTGTCCCTTCAGTTGAGGACAAGGATGATTAGTTCCGTCATAGTGGACTGTGTTAATGGTCATCTACCCATTTTTCCAAGCTTTGATTAGTGTGAAGGGTACCCTACCCCCGGGCAGAGTGCAAACCTACATTGGTTCCCTAGGGCTCCCCGCCCcaccccccctctctctctctctctctctctctctctctctctctctcaagtcaAACGACCCATCTCgtttctcatttcatttccatttccatttcacttcTTGCTTCCTATAATCCTTCAGCTGGCCCTACTCATTCTTTGCCTGccctaattttttatttaaagaaaGAGAGACAGTTTTGTTTTCGAAGGTATAGAAATAAGGGAGCGAGGCTTCAGGACATCACATGGGAAGGGCACATTGCGGACAAATTAAAGGGATATGAATATGAAGTCACAGTTGGATCCAGATGGCAACTGGTGCTGGCAGTGGCAGTACCCACTTGTCCAAAATTCCCCACCACTTGAATCCTTGGGAGTGTTTAGTATTGGGTCAGCCCAACCATAACGTACAAACATTGAATCGGTAGAAATGGACCCCATGAGCAGTTAGGGTGCACTATGCATGTAGCATACATGCACCGCCCCAGCCCTCCCCCCACACCCACATGCCAATCTGGTTTAACCAGCCTGGTTAGAGCCCAGATTTCAGACCAATTATTGCCTAAGCCTGGCTTTCAATTTCAAGGTTGTACCGCATCCAACACACCCCCCATGAAAAAACTGCCATCACAAAGTCAAGTGCCCTCAATCCCAGTGTACCATATTTGCCAAATTAGTTCAACAACCGACTTTGACAAAACAGGATCTTCTAACAGATTCTTTAATTCCCCGTTGGATAATAATAACCACCACGCTTCCTAACACTGCATTCCTACCCACACAATCCCAACAAAAATCAATCcataaaaaataaatgaactcaagTTTGGCATCCAAAACCGGTTGTAATATCAACACAGTACGTCCATG
It encodes the following:
- the LOC131156251 gene encoding ethylene-responsive transcription factor ERF011, producing MEGGCSTKRSVGQSEKKYKGIRMRKWGKWVAEIREPNKRSRIWLGSYSTPVAAARAYDTAVFYLRGPSARLNFPECLAGEGCLHDMSAASIRKKATEVGARVDALATAVRASSQVKPCGAGSGFDEKPDLNKMPDPENSDDDDVWGRDLE